Part of the Benincasa hispida cultivar B227 chromosome 12, ASM972705v1, whole genome shotgun sequence genome is shown below.
taatattaaaactatagattataaatataataggataagttagttatcatatttatttatattatttattattttgaataataatcttttttctcaaaaactaaCTCAGTGAGTGCTTGTGGAAATTTTATGGTaattggaataaaatgaaaaagagttttttttttttttttttttaattttacgaAGAGACTACAAAGACAAAAGAATGCACGATAGTCTACACGACAAATACAAttcctatacgatagactctttGTCTATGTGATAATAGACTTATCTAAACGATAGTCTACATGATTGGAAGTCTTTAGCTATgcgataacctaaatagtcagagcccaccactcctgggttctcaccctgagccAGGTGGACCGGAGTTGATGTCACAAATGAGGTGGAGCCAAGCACTGAACTTGATCTTTGGAGATGAAATGGAGTTACACTAACATTTTTGTAGAGGAGGCAAAACTACAACAACGCTTTTAGAGAGGAAGTTGTGTTGTACCAACATTTTTTTGGAGAGAGAATGAAGCTACACCAATATTTTTGGAGAAGGAACGAAGTTGCACTGATATTTTGGAGAGGGAGCTAAGCtacaccaacattttggagagggAACGAACCTGTACCAAACTTgagctttgaagaagcaacGAAGCCACACCAAACTTGAACTTCAAGGAGAAAGCAACGAAGcttccaaatttaattttgaaaggaaAGTGGTAAAGCCTCCAAACTTGACTTTGAAGAGGAAGCAAAGCGCCATTCTATGTGTGTGTCTTTAATTTACTGTGCTACCTCTTTACTGTAATGAcccaaccccctaggacttaagttaggccttACTAAATACAtacatgcatggaactcaaaacggcacttggttatggcgaaataaatgctaattaaataaggtaagttcaaaagactttcattaaattcaaatactaaatcaatagtagggtatccataaatcataaaggataataaataagtctgaaaaatgattcttaaaagtaagttttaaacatcaaaactaaaagttaaaagaaacatgaaaagaactctaaatttcatgatgcggaagtataaaaactagtcccagtggctcgatcacgaattcagCTTTTCCATCGCCAGTGCATTTCTACCCTTACCTTAATcaacaacatgagaaaaaaTGAgcataaaatactcagtaagtaaccccactactggggtcaggctgggcatctatgtcctctagatacccacctctggtgaaacatataatcTACTCTAGTCCTCATaggacacatatacacatgaaacaagaaagagactgagtcctatcctattgtagttaagtatgcccactacctttggtgaatctcaaaggagacacaaactggtgaatcccgaaggaaacacaaactggtgaatttcgaaggaaacacaaactggtgaatcccgaaggaaacacaaaatctaatgggcatctaactaatcagtaaggacatttgcacagtctcaacatcataatcatcactgtacgaatctatgacatacgtATAAActtcaacatcatggctctacaacatacacatatacctcaacatcatggttctacaacatacatgtatacctcaacatcatcagatcaaatacaaccatggaagcacatatcatctcatactagcattcaagtgtctatgttcataaataattcggatctcgtaatagaacatactttgatcatgttatactatcaatctatcATGCTATCATTTTGTcataacattcatttatcatgctagcatacatctaatgtctggcccGTGGGTAGTTCCAGTAgaaagattacttacctcgaaacCAAATCTAACAAAAAGTAATCCACACCTCTTTTAACTTAGTAAAATTCTTGAATCACACCCTGAATCAAAATCAGAATTAAGTCCAACGTTTAGGATAAGTTCCAAATACGAAAATACCTCATATGCCACAAAACAACTTACCCAAACTATGTGATGATCCAGAAATTTGTTCCAAGCTTAGCACGGATAGACCAATCTATTCATAACCcaaaatttggaatttaaaacCAATTTCCAGCATATTAACCCATTCTGAAGAGCTTCAAGTTCACATTACTTACCAAACACGCTCCAAAATTCCCTAGAGTCGAACTATAATCTTATTGGATAGCAGGTCCTgacagcttgcaaaccttttattctcaattttatttaatgaatccttctagttgattcatgtagatggtctcttcaagattaccattcaaaaaggcagtcttgacgtccatttgccatatttcatagtcataatatatgacTATGGACAATAAAATCCTAATAGACCTTAACATGACAAtttgtgagaaagtttcttcatagtccactacCTCAACctaagtataaccctttgcaacaagtctagctttaaaggtctgtacctttctaTCTATACcccttttcctcttgtagattcatttacaatctatagattcaaccccatcaagttgatctacaagctcccagacagaattgaagtacatggactccatttattgattcatggctttaatccattcatccttgtcaacattttccattgcttatttataagacaatggatcctcaacatgtCTCCAcgtaaatgatcaggatcagatttgGGCTATATTTGATGTTTGAGTTAAATTAAGGCTATTTTTGGGCTCAATTGGAATttagcccaaataataatatcaaattggatcaaattatttgATTCAATCCAACAGTCATGATGAAAACACGTGGCGCCATCGAATTGCCAATTTATgcatcaatttcaaatttaggACACATGTCAACCTTTATTTGGACCTAATTTGTTTGgcaatttcgtcattaatttgagaaatggcATGGCAATTTCTAATTAGTCcaaaatttattcaataatattaaactatttatagaaatagcaaaaagaaCATCGATAagcactgatagacttctatcaacgtctatcactgatagacttgtatTAGTTTCCATCactatagtatcaatgatagacttctatcagtttctatcactgatagatactgatagacttccatcagcatctattagtgatagatttgtatcagtttctatcgctgatagtatcaatgatatacttttatcattgatagtatcaatgatagacttgtatcactAATAGTATCAATAAAAGaattttatcactgatagtatcaatgatagacttttatcagtttTGATCACTGATAGgtagtgatagacttctatcagtgtctatttatctatcagcgtctatctgTGATAAGCATTGATAACAATGTctataacaattatttaaaagcAACAAACTTAAATTTATCATctaactgaaggaactcttaacgaagagcatccatgaacgcgttcggatcttttcgatttcattgtgaccgaaaaacaacacatacattctaatagacagttatgcaattttttctaattaacgGCATCCTTTGAACACTAAAATACAAGGGAAAAAGTtctcataccagatgaagaccctcttcaagctttgAACTCAGACACAACGGAATCACCTCTACGCGAACTCTATTACCCAGCAAACCATTCGGCTGCAGCAGCACGATtgtctacacgaacggcaggaacacgaacagtcacgaacaagtgaaTAACAGCAGAGATGACACCACTAaatagagcccttggtattctcgaagtgagaatccaaagtgtggtatttgataaatttggtaaaggttggagaaagaacaaatcatgtagacgataagcaaatgggagagaaaatgagctatcgtatagctatgtgtgatcatttaggaaagctaagcgatcgttcaggGACAAACGTGCAAACGTTTAGGCGCgaagtgtgcgatcgtttagatgataaaaatctatcgtataggctctcgactatgcgatcgtttacgttttcacaccgttGCGATTTTTTCGAAcacttgcaaaatgaaacaaattttcattttattcttcggttacaataaccgacttcagattctcccactaacgcacgtccgagagaagttttaggccaattatcatataattaaccaattaaataattaatgaatataatcatatttatattatcattTATTCTTATCCtgtagtttgatatcacatatctactatagtaatttctcctctacttgatataaatcatatttatatctaatttcctccaaaataatgtatcttatacactaagtcaattatgtcatatataattaaccagtccaattatatcatatataatcaaacttcatcttgtcaatttgaacatttcaaattgaccaaaacactgattctcgactttgtccaagctacccaggggacttaatggacctgtggcttgaagttccaatggtgtatgaatagctaactaaagtctttagccacgagatccaccactcgttaactgtcaggcattccattaaagaccaatagctgaactcttcttaccacagatatatttctgtgtctatcggatataaccaatcatgagtacgatgatccttcacagaggctcgtaagtatagttgggccaatttactgtttagcccctgtagttacatctcactccttaagtactactgattcctctaatgaacagtacaacaaagtccaactatgtgtgaacacctcttgggccaagagaaggtgtgttgcgccacatcgttcaagccctagaatcagcccttaagaaagctatctatctacttacagttgcttcggggaatgagtgaatttcatcttgtgtagctgagttcccagctcccaaatcagacacattctcaaaatgataggtttgaatcggcgacctggccactcgcacccatacaaatcaaaggaccgccctcaatggcaggagttcccaactcactcaggattgaggtcatgttacctatggtcatcctagtgaagtgaagtctctatcatgaagggtgttatataatgagacgttaacacttcgtgatcaggtcttatataaactctttgtataggacgcccccgctcgcatgtcccctacaggattgatcaggatcataccatctaTGATAAGTCACgacacttgtaaccattccacaaagcgggctgcatccgtagtgttaccaggataaagtttcccttatatatccatatactacagaccattttgattatcactcaagacttgatccacttgtatatcatcacatacatgcttaagttacatacagataaccagggattttatgtttattggtttgtggtaaagcaaataaaacatacaactgagcaaaaaacaagatgtgaagtaaatatcatatattatacaacataagtgttcgtacaaactgtttataaactacaggacacgagactttaagacatcaaccctaacactAACTTCATGGGTAGATCAATTTTACCACCAAAACATAATGGGTgttcaagaaccaaacaaaATCCACCCAAAACGCCCAAAATCTTACCCCTAACGGGCAAAAATCCAACGAACTTTAGCACTGGTGACGAAAAAACAATGGCGACGAGGATTGGGTTGCACAGATCTAAAAGTTAGAGGAAGAGAGAGAGTGAATTAGGTAGAGAGATAAAAATCGGCTCATTGACGATGACGTACAACCAGATTTGCGATGTAAACCCAAACGACAGTGGATCGACGGTTGGAAATGAGTGCAATGGTTGTTGGATGTTAAAGTGTGTGGGTTAGAGAGAGACGAGGTCAGaccaaagaagaagaataagaagaatgAGAAGATGGTGAGAAAGAAGAAGGATAGGAAGAAGATGGTACGGGTGAGCATCGGTTGGGCGGGATCAATTTTCTATGAAAACCACCGCTAAAACCGCCCTCTTTGGTTTATAAAAGTCAAAACCACACATGAAATTGTTTTTGCTTAAACCGAACGGTCGGTTTGGGGTCAGGTCGGTCGATTTTGGTTTAAAccgctttttttttaaaaacttttgaccttttttttttttgtttcttctagTATCAATTTCCAGCCCTGATTTAAGCTTAtaattttggttttcttttttcactACATTCTTAATTTTTCTATTCTAATTAGTTTACTTAAAAATATATCCATTAAAATAATACCTAAACTAAAATAGCcatataaattacaaaattctaacataatttataattaatactaatAGAAAATTCCAATACAAAATTAGGATTTGAAAAGAAGAGTGAAAAATATCATTACGATATTTGaaaagaagaatttttttatttattatttataataaaataaaaaatatactaataataaaataaaaatgggtGGTTCGGATTGAAATGTCGGTCATTTGGTTCGATTTTTActggaattttttaaaatcgaCCCCGATAAGTTTTTGGAAAAACCAAACTCCAACTTTCGATTCCGTCGGTTTTGGtcatttggcttgatttttcgACTATTCATGCTCACCCCTAGAAGACGGAAAATGGGGAAgatgattaaattttgttattttgggTAAATAGTTTAACttatttttctagtttttaaaatccCAAAAATGAATAGAAATACTTTTTGTGATTTAGAAAATgtttagaaaatggaaatttttgattgaaaattaatgtgaaaataagacataatttaataaaaaggcAAGAAGAATAATGAAATAAAGTTTAAACAGCATTCCCCTAaaagggcaaaaaaaaaaaaaaggaagaaagacaGTTTGTGTGTATTAGAGGTGTTTAGAAAATTTGATGACCCAAAAAAactgatcaacccaacccaattcgTGGagtttggattgggttgggttcaaataaatgcaaattttatgggttgagttggttcatgggttcaacTAATATAATCCGAACCAACCCGAATCaatccgaatttattattaactttaaaatatatatttttattatttatagcacaattatatatacatatattgattttaattttatttaattttaatattttttgaataatttactattcaataactcttaaaagtagtttttttgtGCTTTAGGaataaaattttcactatataaattaaaattgagttgttaatcttaattcaatatatgaaaataattaaattagatttttacatatttacattttgcttcttttagaacaaaattttaaataaatgaccgatTAACCcgaatcaacccaacccaaatattttatagttgggttgagttcattttttaataatagtTATTTGGGTTAAAGAAATTTACCATCCGAATAATTAGATTGAGTctaaaaatttttttaatccaacCTAATCCAACTCTTGAACACCCCAaactataatataaaatttgatatataaacTTTAAATTCGCTGCATCAATGAGTGAGAGAGTGGTCCCACATACCACAATAGCTGAAtccgtccaaattccattaattgacaaaaataacagctctattttcttttattttctttctttttttttattgtaacaAACCTTCTATCCTTGACAAGAAAATTATATCAATCCTTGAACTAAGTtggctttgtttttttaatttttttcaaatcaacTCATACTCATATTatctaatttatataaaatattgttttagtattttaattcgCTCTAATAAATTCCAACAGCACCGATCTACTGTTTCACTAccatattaaaaattcaatacatttttttttcaattgtgtAATTAACTCCTACATTATTATTAAACATAAATCTCTCAAATCTAAATAATATACTCTTTTATTTCGTATGAAAGTTCAAATTTTCGTATTTTCATTTTTAGAGTTGATCTATCTCGTATAcatttttaagaagaaaatacTTGTGTGTCTCTTAAGTTGCATTTATCTATGTACAACTTTTCTTACActcaattaaaatttgacacatgtcaaaatatttttaaaaaaatattaaatatatatatatattgtgtataataaaaaatgataatatgGAGATTACATCTTAATAAGgctattttctaaaaattgagTTGACAAATCAACCTCACCCCATACTTCTTATCtataaaacataacaaaaagaagaaacccATTTAATCCCATGTTCTCAAAAGAGTGGTTTAGAAGAATGATGAGAAACCACCATCATTTTCTTATTGTATGTTTCCCTTCTCAAGGATACATTAATCCTTCCCTTCAACTTGCCAACCAACTCACAACCCTAAATATTGAAGTCACCTTTGCCACCACCATCGCCGCCGGCCGCCGTATGAACATAGTCCAACAAATCCCTTCACCATCAACCTTATCTTTCGCCACCTTCTCCGACGGTTTCGACAACGATGAAAATCTCAAAACCAACTACGACTTCGACCACTACGTCTCCGAGCTCAAACGCTGCGGCTCTCAATCGCTAATCGATCTCATCACTTCATCCAGCCACGGCCATCGCCGTCGTCCATTCACTTTTGTAATCTACAGCCTCCTTCTAAATTGGGCAGCTGatattgctacttcttttaatATCCCTTCAGCTCTTTTCTCTGCTCAGCCTGCCACTGTTTTAGCtttgtattattattactttcatGGCTTCGGGGATGAAATTATCAACAAGCTCCAAATTAACAACCCCTCTTTGTCCATAGAATTACCAGGTTTGCCATTGTTTAAAATTCATGACATGccttcttttttctctccttcTGGCCCACATGCATTTATTATTCCTCCAATGAGAGAACAAATGGAATTTCTTGGTCAACGAAAAAAGCCAACAACAGTTTTAGTCAACACATTTGATGCTTTGGAAAATGAAGCCTTGAGAGCAATTAATGAGTTGAAAATGGTAGCAATTGGACCTTTGATTAGTGAATTTCATGGGGATTTATTTCAAGTGTCAAATGAAGATAATTATATTGAATGGTTGAATTCAAAGGAAAATTCTTCAgttgtttatttatcttttgggtcaatttgtgTGTTGTGTAAAGAACAAGAGGAAGAGATTTTGTATGGTTTAGAAGAAAGTGGGTATCCATTTTTGTGGGTAATGAGATCCAaaaaggatgaagaagatgagaagaaATGGAAGGAATTAGTGGAAGGGAAAGGAAGAATTGTGAGTTGGTGTAGACAAATTGAAGTATTGAAACATCCTTCATTGGGTTGTTTTATTACACATTGTGGTTGGAATTCAACATTAGAAAGCTTGAGTTTTGGGGTGCCAATGGTGGGTTTTCCACAACAAATAGATCAACCTACTAATGCAAAGCTTGTAGAAGATGTGTGGAAGATGGGAGTGAGAGTGAAGGCTAATTCACAAGGAATTGTGGAGAGGGAAGAAATTAGGAGATGTTTGGATTTGGTAATGAAGAGGAAAGATGGAGAAAGGGAAGAGATTGAGAAGAATGTTAAAAAGTGGAAAGAAATGGCTTGGGAGGCTATCAATGAAGGTGGATCCTCAATTTTGAATCTTGTGAACTTTGTTGATGAGATTGATGTGGGTGATGCCTGAGTACTCCACCTTTTTATGATTGacatatgagtttttttttttttttcctttcaagttTTAGGATAATAAGAGGATCTGAATCATAGACCTCTTAGTCGTTAAAATATCTATATGCTAGTGAAACTATGTTTGTTTCGGTTATTTGATTGACAATGAGTTACAAGATGTCGACTATAATATATGTCAATTTTTAGTATCAAGATTTGGATTTCTTTCACTTTTCAAGTATGttgtttttaaatgttttctcaGTTCCCAAATTAGGGAGAACATTATTCTATAGCATCAAGTTTTGGATTTGAAGAAGTGAATGGgttcaattgatttttttttttcttttcatttggtagtttgatgttattagttatttttcttcatttttagatGGTGAATTGGTCAATGAAACAAACATATATACTTGAATGACGAACTTGGGTTTGCACAATTTCAAAGCAAGGAATATTGTTCACTAccaatttaaaataagaaaacataatacaagattaaaatttaatttttgattaattaagacctcatttgataactatttcgtttttttgttctttttgaaaattaagcatatttcctCTTCATTTCTTACCGTAATTTACGTATTTGCATATTTtctaagtacaatggttgaatttttagccaaaatttcaaaactacttcttttagttttaaaattttgacttggtttttgaaaCCATTGCTAAAAGATAGATAAcagatgaagaaatttggagatagaaataatgtttataaacttaatttttaaaaataaaaaataattaacaaatgCAACCTCGGTAATCGAAAGGATTTTCATGATAAATTACCCCCAAATTTTAATCTTAGATCGGGGAGAAAGAGCTcgaaaaattgataaaaatgagTAATTTCGGTTTTCATTTATGAAAGCGGGCCCATCtctttaaaa
Proteins encoded:
- the LOC120068400 gene encoding UDP-glycosyltransferase 75C1-like; protein product: MFSKEWFRRMMRNHHHFLIVCFPSQGYINPSLQLANQLTTLNIEVTFATTIAAGRRMNIVQQIPSPSTLSFATFSDGFDNDENLKTNYDFDHYVSELKRCGSQSLIDLITSSSHGHRRRPFTFVIYSLLLNWAADIATSFNIPSALFSAQPATVLALYYYYFHGFGDEIINKLQINNPSLSIELPGLPLFKIHDMPSFFSPSGPHAFIIPPMREQMEFLGQRKKPTTVLVNTFDALENEALRAINELKMVAIGPLISEFHGDLFQVSNEDNYIEWLNSKENSSVVYLSFGSICVLCKEQEEEILYGLEESGYPFLWVMRSKKDEEDEKKWKELVEGKGRIVSWCRQIEVLKHPSLGCFITHCGWNSTLESLSFGVPMVGFPQQIDQPTNAKLVEDVWKMGVRVKANSQGIVEREEIRRCLDLVMKRKDGEREEIEKNVKKWKEMAWEAINEGGSSILNLVNFVDEIDVGDA